CCAGATCGAGCACGCGCGCCTGCCGTTCGACATCGCCTCGCCGCACATCTTCGGCACCGCCTTCAACTGACGCGCGATCACGCGCGCACGCGGACCCGCAGCCAGCCTTCCAGGTCCGCGTACACCCTGAGCCGCTCGCCCTCCACCAGCACGGCCTGCGGGGTGATGCTGCTGACCGCGCCGCTCAGCTCGTAGCGCCCGGCGGTGCGGTTGAGCGCGCGCGAAAGGCCCTCGCGCAGCTCCTCGAGGCGCGATCGCATCGGCCAGCTGGCGCGCTTCTCGATCGCCTCGCGAATCAGCGAGTGCCCGATCAGATCGGCGAGCCGCACCGACAGATGCGGCGAGTCGATCGAGTAACGCAGATTCTGAATGGAGACGGCGTCGGTGAGCGAGTCGTACCGCGCGACTCCCGAGAGGTACACCGTGCCGCGCGCCGCGCCCGACACCTCGACTGCGACGACCAGGGTCGAGCCCGCGCCGCCCACGCGCACGTCGCCGACGCGGAGCTTCTGGCCCTTCCATTCGAACTCCCGGTGTTGCAGCTGGCGCCGCAGCGAGTCCGCGACGGTGGCAAGCGCGAGGTCGCCGACCACGCGGATGTGAAGTCCGGGTGGGTCGGAGATCGCGCTCAGCCGGGGCAGGCTGTCGGTCCCGGCCGAGGGGCGCGTCGCGGTCTCGATCACGGTCGGCTCGAAAACGAGCTGAGCGTTCAGGGTGACTCGAGCCCCTTCGCCCTCGAGCGACGACACTCCCAGCGCCTTCGGGGCGAGCGTCAGCCAGATTCCCGGCCGCACCGCCATTGGCCGCTGAAGCGCGGCCCAGGCCGAATCGGCGGTTGGCCTGAGCTGCGCCCGCGACCGCAGCTCGATGCCACGATCCAACTGGTTCAGCTGCCCGGACAACCAATCGGTGAGGCTGGTGCGGAGCAGCCCCGAGAGATCGATCTGGGCAGCCGTGACCGGACAGGGGTCGATCTGCAAGCGCGGCGGCGCGCACTTCGACTGGATCCACCAGTCGGGCTGCACCGCGACATCGGATTCCAAGATCGCTTGCGCGGTCTTGAGATGGCCCGCCGCGGTGTCGCCGCAGCCAGCACTGAACAGGCACGGGCCGCCCTTGCTCGCCGTCACGCAGCCGCGCACGGCGAAGTGGACGGTCGCGGTGACGATGAGCGTCGCCCCCGCGGCCGTGAGCGTGACTGGATCGCGGCGCTCGTAGTGCTGGTACTTGAAGTTCGATCCGGTCGCTTCCCAGGCCTTCCAGCCGTCGTCGAGCGACGGGATCGCGGAGTCGATCGCGGCGCGCAGCGGCTCGAGCTCCACCGTCACCGGCACGGTGGCCACCGAGAGCCGTTCGGCGGGCGCCGTCATCGCCGCGGGCTTCGGCTCCTTGAGCCGGATCGCGGGCGCGCAGCCGGTGAGAAGCGCGCCCACACCGAGCAGCGCGCCGGCCGCGGAGATGCGCAGCACGCGCGCCGCGAGCGCCGTGAGCGGGACGGCGGGTTCGCGGGCGTCGATCAGCCGCAGCTCGGGCCGTCGCGCGGGCGCGTTCCGGAGCGATCCCTCCCACACTTCTACCTCGATCCTGCGGTGGGTGATGGCGTGACGCACCGACCGGCCCGTATCGACCAGACGCGCGCGCATCCCCAGCCGGCGCAATCGCGCGCGCAAGGCCGGGCCGGCGACGGCACCGTCGGCGAGCTCCACGCCGGGCGGCTCCCACAGGCCGTCGAGGAGATCGCCGGAGCGCCGCTCCACCAGCCAGCGACCGCGCCACGCGAGCAGCGCGAGCGCTCGCCTCACCCGCACCGCGGTCCGCCGCGCCGCCGGCGGCGGTAGCTCATCGACCCGGCGGGTGCGCAGCGCCACGCAGGTTCGGGCGAGCGGGCATTCGCCGCATCGCGGCGATCGCGGCAGACAAACCACCGCTCCCAGCTCCATCAAGGCCTGATTCCAGTTGCCGGGCTCTCGCATCGGAAGGAGTCGCCCGGCCAGCTCCCAGAGGGCTCGCGCCTGGCGCGGATCGCGGACGCCCAGCGGGAGGCCGAAGAGGCGCGCCAGCACGCGCGCCACATTCCCGTCCAGAACCGGCGTTTTTTGGTCGAAAGCTATGGAGAGGACCGCCCCGGCGGTGTAACGGCCGACCCCCGGCAGGCGGGAAAACGCCTCCGGGTCGTCGGGAACTCGCCCGGCGTGATCGCGCGCCACGAGCCGGGCCGCCTCACGCAGGAAGCGCGCGCGGCGGTAGTAGCCGAGCCCGGCCCAGGCGGAGAGCACGCGATCGAGCCGGGCGGCCGCGAGGGATTCGAGCGACGGGAAGCGATCGAGAAAACGATGGTAGTAAGGGACGACGGTGGCCACCTGAGTCTGCTGGAGCATGACCTCCGAAACCCAGATCGCATAGGGATCGCGGGTCGAGCGCCAGGGAAGCTTGCGAGCGTGGCGGGCATACCAGGCGAGCAGGCGGCGGCGGAGCGCCGCGACGACCCGCGGAGCGAGCTGCGGCAGCGACGGAAGTGAGGATCTCGAGACTCGAGAGGAACGCGACACCAGTATGATTCCGACTGATCCCATTCGCCAGGATTTCATTCGCAGCGTCGAGCGTCCCGAGCCGGCCATGGATCTCGCCCGTACCGCGCTGATCGTCGCCGCGGAGTCCGATCCCAACGTCGACGTGGACGGCGTGCTGCACACGCTCGACAGCTGGGCCGACGAGTTGCGCCGACGCCTCGATCCCGATTGGAACAATCTGCAGAAGCTCGCGCGACTGCGCGCCTACTTGTTCGAGGAGCTGGGCTTCGCGGGCGAGCGCCGAGACTACTACAACCCCAACAACTCGCTGCTCCACCAGGTCATGAAGAGTCGTCGCGGCATTCCGCTCACGCTCGCCATCGTTTTCATGGAGCTCGGCTGGCGGCTCGGCATTCCCTTCGAGGGCGTCGGGTTTCCCGGGCACTTCATGGTGCGACTGACCGGCGAACCGGGCGACCTGATCCTCGATCCGTTCGAGCACGGCTGCTCGGTTCACGAGGAGGATCTGCGGCGCATCCTGCAGGAGGTGGGCGGCGGCGCGCTCGAATTTCACGAGGATCTAGTGGCGTCGGTGGGCAAGCGCGACATCATCCGCCGGCTCCTCAACAATCTGAAGGGGGCCTATCTCCGCGCCGGCGACGATCAGCACGCGCTGGCGGCGGTCGAGCGGCTGCTCCTGATGCTACCCGGCGACGCTCACGAGACGCGCGACGCCGGCCTGCTGCTCTACCGGCTCCAGCGCTACGGTCAGGCGCTCGAGAAGCTCGAGGCATATCTGGCGACAAAGCCCGACCCCACCGACATAGATTCGGTGCGCGCACACGTCAAGGAGCTCCGCCAGAAGCTGGCCGAGATGAACTAGCTTCGCTCGAGAGGCGACCGAGCAACGCCGCGAGCGTCGCTCCCGGCCGAAACTAGCCCACGTCCTTGAGGTTGGGGGTCGGCATCTGCGAGCCGGTCCACGCGCACTGCATGATCACCCCGCAGCGCGGGCACTCGAATTGAGCGCGCTTTCCTTCCTCGGCGGTGGGCATCCAGCGCTCGAGCTTGGTCTGGCAGCCCGAGGTGTAGCAGAGATACACGCACAAAGGCATGGGACGCTCCGCTGAGACTCAGGACTTCGCCGGGGCCGGCCCGACGTGAAAGGCGTAGAAGCGAACCCCGGGATCGTCGGGAGACAGTTTGAGCACGTGGCGCCCTCCCCGCGCGATCGCGTAGAGCCGCGGCTCGGTCACCTGAACGAAGGCCGCGCCCCTGGGATCGAACTGAACGTCCTCACCGGCGTCCGGCGGCAGGATCCAGTGTTCGTCCTGCAACACCCACACCCGGCTCGATCCGGTGACCGGCGGTGCCATCATCACCACCACCGGCCCGGCATCATAGCGAATGGCGATCAGGTTCGCCGGCCCCGGACGCGCCGCCTCGAGCCGGTCGGCGCGTGGAATCCACCAGCCGAGCGGCACCGGCACCAGGTTCGACGAAGCCTCCTGGAACTGGAACTGCGCGGTGAACGGCTGGGCCTGGTCGAGCTTCGCGCCGGCGAGGGGGCTCGCCGCGACCTCGCCGGGAGCGAGCCCCACTCGCCTCCAGCGCGGCGCGGAATCCTCGGCCGGAGTGGACGGCCCGGTATCCTCGGGAAAGTGAAGGTCGGGACGATGAACGCGGAGGCTCGCGCGTAGCGAGCCCTCGAGTGCGCGCGCCGACGCCGTTCCCCCGATCCACTTCGCCGGCTGATCGCCCTTGTCGCGAAGCACCACAACCGGGCCGCGCTCCTGGAGCAGAGCCGCGGGCGGCGGCCTGAAGCTCAGGGCGCTCGCGAACTTGAGCCCGAGCCTCGCGGCGGCCACTTCCGCGACCACACTGTCGCGAAGACTCGGCTCGCGCGCGAAGGCGATGCCGACCACGCGCACCCCGTACCGTGCGTAGGCCTCGTGCCAGGCCTCGATGGTGGGCATCATCTCGTGGCAGGAAGGATCGGTCGGGTTCCACAGCACGAACAGCGTGATCGCGCTCGGGGTGCCGAACGCGGACCGTTCGCCGATCCAGGTCTCGGCAGTATCGGGGATCGCCAGCACCTGCGGCGGGATCTCCGACGGCGGACGCGGCGCACCAATCGCGACCCGATCGCGGCCGAGCATCGCGAGAGTCGCGGCGAGAATCCCGAACCATCGGCGCCGGGCAGGTGAATTCGTCAACATGGGCGGATCGAGCCTATCACGCGCCGCAAGCTCCGGGGCGCGCCTCCCAGGGGGATCAGGGGATTTTCAGGAAGCCAAGCGGCTAGAATAGGGGCCATGTCGAATTCCGACCCCCCGGCGGGCAGCCGGAGCCTGGTGGACACCCAGGGGCGGGTGGTGCGC
The Candidatus Sulfotelmatobacter sp. DNA segment above includes these coding regions:
- the mutY gene encoding A/G-specific adenine glycosylase, which translates into the protein MSRSSRVSRSSLPSLPQLAPRVVAALRRRLLAWYARHARKLPWRSTRDPYAIWVSEVMLQQTQVATVVPYYHRFLDRFPSLESLAAARLDRVLSAWAGLGYYRRARFLREAARLVARDHAGRVPDDPEAFSRLPGVGRYTAGAVLSIAFDQKTPVLDGNVARVLARLFGLPLGVRDPRQARALWELAGRLLPMREPGNWNQALMELGAVVCLPRSPRCGECPLARTCVALRTRRVDELPPPAARRTAVRVRRALALLAWRGRWLVERRSGDLLDGLWEPPGVELADGAVAGPALRARLRRLGMRARLVDTGRSVRHAITHRRIEVEVWEGSLRNAPARRPELRLIDAREPAVPLTALAARVLRISAAGALLGVGALLTGCAPAIRLKEPKPAAMTAPAERLSVATVPVTVELEPLRAAIDSAIPSLDDGWKAWEATGSNFKYQHYERRDPVTLTAAGATLIVTATVHFAVRGCVTASKGGPCLFSAGCGDTAAGHLKTAQAILESDVAVQPDWWIQSKCAPPRLQIDPCPVTAAQIDLSGLLRTSLTDWLSGQLNQLDRGIELRSRAQLRPTADSAWAALQRPMAVRPGIWLTLAPKALGVSSLEGEGARVTLNAQLVFEPTVIETATRPSAGTDSLPRLSAISDPPGLHIRVVGDLALATVADSLRRQLQHREFEWKGQKLRVGDVRVGGAGSTLVVAVEVSGAARGTVYLSGVARYDSLTDAVSIQNLRYSIDSPHLSVRLADLIGHSLIREAIEKRASWPMRSRLEELREGLSRALNRTAGRYELSGAVSSITPQAVLVEGERLRVYADLEGWLRVRVRA
- a CDS encoding transglutaminase-like domain-containing protein, which produces MIPTDPIRQDFIRSVERPEPAMDLARTALIVAAESDPNVDVDGVLHTLDSWADELRRRLDPDWNNLQKLARLRAYLFEELGFAGERRDYYNPNNSLLHQVMKSRRGIPLTLAIVFMELGWRLGIPFEGVGFPGHFMVRLTGEPGDLILDPFEHGCSVHEEDLRRILQEVGGGALEFHEDLVASVGKRDIIRRLLNNLKGAYLRAGDDQHALAAVERLLLMLPGDAHETRDAGLLLYRLQRYGQALEKLEAYLATKPDPTDIDSVRAHVKELRQKLAEMN